CCATGGTaggtgggatcttctcagacaagggatcgaagccatgtcccctgccttggcaggtggatttttatccactgtaccgccagggaagtccataaaattTGATCTTGATAAACATTTCTTTTGTCATCAGCTGATAGGCTGTATTTTGGAATtgtggtttatttgtttttagggGGCTCTGGTTTGGATCGAGAcatttgtatctttattttccatttcttccttagAACAGACTGCctattttattggcattttcGCTTTCCTGTGGGTAGAACGACCCATAAGAGCGAAAGAAAAACTCAACTTCACTTTGCTGCTGAAGGCATTATTGTTATCTAGCTACGGAAAACTCTTGCTGATCCCAGCTGTGATTTGGGAACATGATTACACACCCCTGTGCCTCAGACTCATTAAAGTGTTTGTCCTTACGTCAAACTTTCAGGCAATCAGAGGTATGTTTACATCTTACTCTTTTTTCTCAGCTTTCAACCCATATACAATCTATAAAGCCTTGTTTCTAGAGTACAGTTTTTATATAACCTATTAAACACTGGAACTCTTTGTAGAATAATAACAGTGCCTAACATTTTCATAGTATCTTATCCATGGCACATATTCAGAATTAGTTCAGTTTAATCACATGGTActttttagttttcagaatgcTCCCTTATGCATTGCATCCATCCTGTGGGGtcagctattgttgttgttcagtcactcagtcatatccagctcttgcaaccccatggactgtagcccaccaggctcctctgtccttgggatttcccaggcaagaatactggagtgggttgccatttccttctccagggatctgctTGATCAAGGGATCgcacctgtgtctcatgcattggcaggttcaGGCAAGTCCCGTGgagtcagtgctgctgctgctaagtcgcttcagtcgtgtctgactctgtgcgaccccatagacggcagcgcaccaggctcccccgtccctgggattctccaggcaagaacactggagtgggttgccatttccttctccaatgcatgaaagtgaagtgaaagtgaaagtgaagtcatgtccgactcctagcgaccccatggactgcagcctaccaggctcctccatccatgggattctccaggcaagagtactggagtggggtgccattgccttctccgagtcagtAGGGCAACTATTATTACCTCTACTTTATGAATGAGCTCTTagtgacttgtccaaagttaCATGGCCAGGCAGTTGTCAAGCCAGGCTAGAATGCCAGGTATCTGCCTCACAACTCAGGAGAATTCTTACTACACTGAGGAAGGGTAAAGCAGCCCTGCGTGTCATCTTTTATCCCATACATTGTGAGAAGTGCTATTGTAAATGAGTATATTAATATGATATTTCTTATAATGCTTAGCATCTTGTAAACTATAAAACCAAGAGtatccatttttttcctgctattCTCTTTATAACCTTAAAATCTAGCTTTTAGTTTCCTGTTTAATATTCATGCGACTCTGTCTTGATGAGAGCAGGAGAAGCTTGGTGTTTTTGTTATCAGCAGATGCTTTGGTTCTCCCAAAAGCTTTGCAGATGGAAAGGTAACAATATAGATTAATAAGAACAAATAGAGATTTTCTAAGAAACAGTTTTACGAAACCATTCCATTCACACTGCCACACAATTTACATGCCAATTTCATTTAAACTCTTAAGAACTTATcagttgccttttctttttcagtgaccCTAAACATCAACCGCAAGCTCGCCTTCCTGGCCATCTTGAGTGGCTTACTGGTGGAGAGCACCATGGTCTATTTCTTCCAGAGGATGGAATGGGCTGTCGGAAGTGACTGTGCCATCTATAAATCTCAAGACTTTTGAAGAGGTACAGAGCATCTCTCAGTGTTCTTGCAGCCAGACAGGTGTCCTTCTCAAACTAGACAGATGTCATTGCAGAAC
This window of the Bos indicus x Bos taurus breed Angus x Brahman F1 hybrid chromosome 28, Bos_hybrid_MaternalHap_v2.0, whole genome shotgun sequence genome carries:
- the ARV1 gene encoding protein ARV1 isoform X2, whose amino-acid sequence is MGTGGQNGLRPGKGNTEGVTAGKGKTDEVTVTSNTDASASCQYRCIECNQEAKELYRDYNHGVLKITICMHGKLCVFCLLCEAYLRWWQLQDSSRSIDPDDFIRYAKEWDFYRMFAIASLEQTAYFIGIFAFLWVERPIRAKEKLNFTLLLKALLLSSYGKLLLIPAVIWEHDYTPLCLRLIKVFVLTSNFQAIRVTLNINRKLAFLAILSGLLVESTMVYFFQRMEWAVGSDCAIYKSQDF